A section of the Spirochaetota bacterium genome encodes:
- a CDS encoding carboxymuconolactone decarboxylase family protein, protein MSKIKEFIERRKILNKLVLENGTIVTKRFFNLDSNSYEEGAIPSKYKELMGLVGSLILRCNDCIMYHCIQAKKLGVEDKEFYEACDIALIIGGSIVIPHLREAYSYWEELKGLNKDELL, encoded by the coding sequence ATGAGTAAAATAAAAGAATTTATAGAAAGAAGGAAAATTTTAAATAAACTTGTTCTAGAAAATGGAACAATAGTAACTAAAAGGTTTTTCAATCTTGATTCAAATTCATATGAAGAAGGAGCTATTCCATCAAAATATAAAGAGCTTATGGGATTAGTTGGTTCATTAATTTTAAGATGTAATGATTGTATAATGTATCATTGTATTCAAGCAAAAAAGTTAGGAGTAGAAGATAAAGAGTTTTATGAAGCATGTGATATAGCTTTAATTATTGGAGGATCTATTGTTATCCCTCATCTAAGGGAAGCTTATTCTTACTGGGAAGAACTAAAAGGATTAAATAAAGATGAATTAT